A window of Bradyrhizobium sp. AZCC 1610 contains these coding sequences:
- a CDS encoding amidase: MADQGLVRETACAIVGKLKSGEVTPLDLLDVLEKRIAEVDGKVNALPTLCFDRARKHATALMKKPASERGLLAGLPIPIKDLANVAGVLTTQGSPIYKDTIPTKSDILVEHLENNGGVIYAKSNTPEFGAGANTFNEVFGPTRNPWDTSRSAAGSSGGAAVALATGTAWLAHGSDMGGSLRNPASFCGVVGLRPSIGRVAHTVAAAVDRNLGVQGPMARNVEDLALLLDAMSGEHPADPLSLPVLPNSFLSAARSGSKPKRIAYSPDLGITPVDPEVAAVTRKAAQRFAELGAIVEEAHPDLREAHECFHVLRAFDFALSKAALLRSKRDLLKPEVIWNIEEGLKLTVEQLERAEAQRVAMTARTLEFFDKYDLLLCPATIVPPFPIENRYVAECTGKKFDNYVEWLGIVYAITLVCCPALSLPCGFTASGLPVGLQVVAPPRGEAQLLAGAKALEDILGLRGTTPIDPRAPK, encoded by the coding sequence GTGGCTGATCAGGGGCTGGTGCGTGAGACGGCGTGTGCCATCGTCGGCAAGCTGAAATCGGGTGAAGTTACCCCGCTCGACCTGCTCGACGTGCTGGAAAAACGCATCGCCGAGGTCGATGGCAAGGTCAACGCGCTGCCGACGCTGTGCTTCGACCGCGCCCGCAAGCACGCCACCGCGCTGATGAAGAAGCCGGCCAGCGAGCGCGGGCTGCTCGCGGGGCTTCCGATCCCGATCAAGGACCTGGCCAATGTCGCCGGCGTCCTGACCACGCAGGGCTCGCCGATCTACAAGGACACGATTCCCACGAAGTCGGATATCCTGGTCGAGCATCTCGAAAACAATGGCGGCGTGATCTACGCCAAGTCGAATACGCCGGAGTTCGGCGCCGGCGCCAACACTTTCAACGAAGTGTTCGGCCCGACGCGCAATCCCTGGGATACGTCCCGCTCTGCCGCCGGCTCGTCAGGTGGCGCGGCGGTGGCGCTTGCCACCGGCACCGCATGGCTGGCGCACGGCTCCGACATGGGCGGTAGCTTACGCAACCCCGCGAGCTTCTGCGGCGTCGTCGGATTGAGGCCGAGCATCGGCCGCGTCGCGCATACGGTAGCCGCGGCGGTCGATCGCAATCTCGGCGTCCAGGGTCCGATGGCGCGCAACGTGGAAGACCTGGCCCTGCTGCTCGATGCCATGAGCGGCGAGCATCCCGCCGATCCGCTGTCGCTGCCGGTGCTGCCGAATTCGTTTCTTTCCGCCGCCCGCTCCGGCAGCAAGCCGAAGCGCATCGCCTATTCGCCTGATCTCGGCATCACGCCGGTCGATCCTGAAGTCGCGGCTGTCACCCGCAAGGCGGCGCAGCGCTTTGCGGAGCTGGGTGCCATCGTCGAGGAAGCCCATCCCGACCTGCGCGAGGCCCATGAATGCTTCCACGTGCTGCGCGCGTTCGACTTTGCGCTTTCCAAGGCGGCGCTGCTGCGCTCAAAGCGCGACCTGCTCAAGCCCGAGGTGATCTGGAACATCGAGGAAGGCCTCAAGCTGACGGTCGAGCAGCTCGAACGCGCCGAAGCACAACGCGTCGCCATGACCGCGCGCACGCTGGAATTTTTCGACAAATACGATCTGTTGCTCTGCCCCGCCACCATCGTGCCGCCGTTCCCGATCGAGAACCGCTACGTCGCCGAATGCACGGGAAAGAAGTTCGACAATTACGTCGAATGGCTCGGCATCGTCTACGCGATCACGCTGGTGTGTTGTCCCGCGCTTTCACTGCCCTGCGGCTTTACCGCCTCCGGCCTGCCGGTCGGGCTGCAGGTGGTGGCGCCGCCGCGCGGCGAGGCGCAGTTGCTGGCAGGGGCCAAGGCGCTTGAGGATATTCTGGGCTTGCGCGGCACGACACCGATCGATCCGCGGGCGCCGAAATAG
- a CDS encoding tartrate dehydrogenase, with the protein MSSAKKQYRIAVIPGDGIGKEVVPEGLRVLEAAAKKHGVSVHFDHFDFASWDYYEKHGEMMPEDWKAKIGKHDAIYFGAVGWPAKIPDHISLWGSLIKFRREFDQYVNLRPVRLMPGVPSPLANRKPGDIDFWVVRENTEGEYSSVGGRMFPDTDREFVTQQTVMTRVGVDRILKFAFDLAQSRPKKHLTSATKSNGISITMPYWDERVEAMAKKYPGVKWDKYHIDILTANFVLHPDWFDVVVGSNLFGDILSDLGPACTGTIGIAPSGNINPEGNFPSVFEPVHGSAPDIAGQGIANPIGMIWSGAMMLEHLGEKAAAESIVGAIERTLGERTLRTRDLGGNADTVACGKAVAEMVD; encoded by the coding sequence ATGAGCAGCGCCAAGAAGCAGTATCGGATCGCGGTCATTCCCGGTGACGGCATCGGCAAGGAAGTCGTCCCCGAGGGCCTGCGCGTGCTGGAGGCGGCCGCGAAAAAGCACGGCGTTTCGGTTCATTTCGATCATTTCGACTTCGCGTCCTGGGACTATTACGAGAAGCACGGCGAGATGATGCCGGAGGACTGGAAGGCAAAAATCGGCAAGCACGACGCGATCTATTTCGGCGCGGTCGGCTGGCCGGCGAAAATCCCCGATCACATCTCCCTGTGGGGCTCGCTCATAAAATTCCGGCGTGAGTTCGACCAGTACGTCAATCTGCGCCCAGTGCGGCTGATGCCCGGCGTGCCGTCGCCGCTTGCCAACCGCAAGCCCGGCGATATCGATTTCTGGGTGGTGCGCGAGAATACGGAAGGCGAATATTCTTCCGTCGGCGGCCGCATGTTCCCGGACACCGACCGTGAATTCGTGACGCAACAGACCGTGATGACGCGCGTTGGCGTCGACCGCATCCTGAAATTTGCGTTTGATCTGGCGCAGTCACGCCCGAAGAAGCATCTGACCTCAGCGACCAAGTCCAACGGCATCTCGATCACGATGCCCTATTGGGACGAACGCGTGGAGGCGATGGCGAAAAAATATCCCGGCGTAAAGTGGGACAAGTACCACATCGACATTCTGACTGCGAACTTCGTGCTGCATCCGGATTGGTTCGACGTCGTGGTCGGCTCCAATTTGTTCGGCGATATCCTTTCGGATCTGGGCCCGGCCTGCACCGGCACCATCGGCATCGCGCCGTCGGGCAATATCAATCCGGAGGGAAATTTCCCGTCGGTGTTTGAACCCGTGCATGGCTCGGCGCCCGATATCGCCGGGCAGGGCATCGCCAACCCGATCGGCATGATCTGGTCCGGCGCGATGATGCTGGAGCATCTCGGCGAGAAAGCGGCGGCAGAGTCCATCGTCGGCGCCATCGAGCGCACACTCGGCGAGCGCACGCTGCGCACAAGGGATCTTGGCGGCAACGCCGATACTGTGGCGTGCGGCAAGGCCGTCGCGGAAATGGTAGATTGA
- a CDS encoding putative hydro-lyase: MTSLARTERPGHDTANLSPSVAARHACRSGMTATTAGVANGFVQGNLVILPEKLAASFHRFCQLNPKPCPIIGMSDVGDPGIPALGIDLDIRTDLPRYRVWRDGEVAEEPTDIMAHWRDDLVAFVIGCSYSFEEALLADGLPIRHIERKLRVPMYRTNIACGSAGPFAGPMVVSMRPFKPADAIRAVQITSRFPSVHGAPVHLGHPHSIGIADINKPDYGDAVPVGADEIPVFWACGVTPQSVIQAAKLPFAITHAPGLMLVTDLMNKQLAVL; encoded by the coding sequence ATGACCAGCTTGGCGAGGACCGAACGACCCGGTCACGATACGGCGAATTTATCGCCGAGCGTCGCGGCCCGGCACGCCTGCCGCAGCGGCATGACCGCCACCACGGCCGGCGTCGCCAACGGTTTTGTCCAGGGCAACCTTGTGATCCTGCCCGAGAAGCTCGCGGCCTCGTTCCACCGGTTCTGCCAGCTCAATCCCAAACCGTGCCCGATCATCGGCATGTCCGACGTCGGCGATCCCGGGATCCCTGCGCTTGGTATCGATCTCGACATCCGCACTGACCTGCCGCGCTATCGCGTCTGGCGCGACGGCGAAGTGGCGGAGGAGCCGACCGACATCATGGCGCATTGGCGCGACGACCTCGTCGCCTTCGTCATCGGCTGTTCTTATTCCTTCGAGGAAGCATTGCTGGCGGACGGCCTGCCGATCCGTCATATCGAACGCAAGCTGCGTGTGCCGATGTACCGCACCAATATCGCCTGCGGTTCCGCAGGGCCGTTCGCGGGGCCGATGGTGGTGTCGATGCGGCCGTTCAAGCCGGCGGACGCGATCCGCGCGGTGCAGATCACCTCGCGCTTTCCCTCCGTGCACGGCGCGCCGGTTCATCTCGGCCATCCGCATTCGATCGGCATCGCCGACATCAACAAGCCCGATTACGGTGATGCGGTGCCGGTTGGGGCCGACGAAATCCCGGTGTTCTGGGCGTGCGGTGTCACGCCGCAATCGGTCATCCAGGCGGCGAAGCTGCCATTTGCGATCACGCATGCACCCGGACTGATGCTTGTGACCGATCTCATGAACAAACAGCTTGCCGTGCTTTGA
- a CDS encoding alpha/beta hydrolase — MTTLFSALDWRAMSQEARDLGLNNGVAVPGSVEMVAGWEQRSVEMRKRFPGHLDLRYGPRERNRIDFLKAADAAPTLLFIHGGYWQARAKEVFTIVAEGPMAHGINVALIGYTLAPEATLDEIVTEIHAGIDYLAEQLPALGAAAGGIVVSGWSAGGHLTSMALSHPLVRAGMAISGIYDLEPIRRSYLNEKLRADEATSRRNSPMMQEGGPSKPLSLVVGSAELPLLRKQTADFAGHRARYGLPVTYEEIPGANHFTILYEMMSLKGRITTLIRQLFERTTG, encoded by the coding sequence ATGACGACATTGTTCTCTGCGCTGGACTGGCGCGCGATGAGCCAGGAGGCGCGCGACCTCGGCCTCAACAATGGCGTTGCCGTGCCCGGCAGCGTCGAGATGGTCGCCGGCTGGGAGCAGCGCTCGGTCGAGATGCGCAAGCGTTTCCCCGGGCATCTCGACCTGCGATATGGCCCGCGCGAGCGCAACCGGATCGATTTTCTGAAAGCCGCCGACGCCGCGCCGACGCTGCTGTTCATCCATGGCGGTTACTGGCAGGCGCGAGCGAAGGAAGTCTTCACCATCGTTGCCGAAGGTCCGATGGCCCACGGCATCAACGTGGCCCTGATCGGCTATACGCTGGCGCCGGAAGCGACGCTGGACGAAATCGTCACCGAGATCCACGCCGGCATCGATTACCTCGCTGAGCAACTGCCGGCGCTTGGCGCCGCGGCCGGCGGCATCGTGGTATCAGGCTGGTCCGCCGGCGGGCACCTGACCTCGATGGCGCTGTCGCATCCGCTAGTGCGGGCGGGCATGGCAATCTCAGGCATCTACGATCTCGAGCCGATCCGCCGCAGCTACCTGAACGAAAAGCTGAGAGCCGATGAAGCTACCTCTCGCCGCAACTCGCCGATGATGCAGGAAGGCGGTCCGTCAAAACCGCTGTCGCTGGTGGTCGGCAGCGCCGAGTTGCCGCTATTGCGCAAGCAGACCGCCGATTTCGCCGGCCACCGCGCCCGATATGGCTTGCCGGTAACGTATGAGGAAATTCCCGGCGCAAACCATTTCACCATCCTGTACGAGATGATGTCGCTGAAGGGAAGGATCACGACGCTGATCCGACAGTTGTTTGAGCGGACAACAGGTTGA
- a CDS encoding sulfite oxidase-like oxidoreductase — MTNDHEPPPESKLTRSKERWAREGKFLTGKVLRPEEARLPPGQHLTKDWPTLDLGLTPNIARERWRLDVYGAVETPLFWDFARFSAQPQSKFVSDIHCVTTWSRYDNQWEGLATRDLLDACRPREEARFVVLHSHDGYTTNLALEDFAVEDAILVHSWSGAPLEQEHGGPVRLVVPHLYFWKSAKWLQSIEFLTEDKPGYWEVRGYHNRGDPWQEQRYSGD; from the coding sequence ATGACCAATGACCACGAGCCGCCGCCGGAGAGCAAGCTGACGCGCAGCAAGGAACGCTGGGCGCGCGAGGGGAAATTCCTCACCGGCAAGGTCTTGCGGCCCGAGGAAGCACGCCTGCCGCCGGGCCAGCATCTCACGAAGGATTGGCCGACGCTCGATCTCGGACTGACGCCGAACATTGCGCGCGAGCGCTGGCGGCTCGATGTTTACGGCGCGGTCGAAACGCCGCTGTTCTGGGACTTCGCCCGGTTTTCCGCGCAGCCGCAGAGCAAGTTCGTATCCGACATTCACTGCGTCACGACCTGGTCGCGTTACGACAACCAGTGGGAGGGACTTGCGACCCGGGATCTGCTCGATGCCTGCCGGCCGCGCGAGGAGGCGCGGTTCGTGGTGCTGCATTCCCATGACGGCTACACCACCAATCTGGCGCTGGAGGATTTCGCCGTCGAGGATGCAATCCTCGTCCATAGTTGGTCGGGCGCGCCGCTTGAACAGGAGCATGGCGGCCCGGTGCGGCTGGTGGTGCCGCATCTCTATTTCTGGAAAAGCGCGAAATGGCTGCAGAGCATCGAATTTCTGACAGAGGATAAACCAGGCTATTGGGAAGTGCGCGGTTACCACAATCGCGGTGACCCGTGGCAAGAGCAGAGATATTCCGGCGACTAG
- a CDS encoding NAD(P)-dependent oxidoreductase, which yields MRGVFVDANESLAVIFERLAKPGDPKVLIHRNPDITSDQYPAILDGAEIAIVDHTALPTDVAKKCTGLKHVVFLGTGARSYMNPEELAELGISVHLIKGYGDTAVAECAIALMWEGARGLAKMDRGIRAGNWLRDDGMQLTGKTLGLIGFGGIAAEVARIAIGSGMRVIAWNRSQKKHPKVEFVDLDELLTESDVVSIHLLLNDETRGLISRACIEAMKPGVILVNTARGAIVDEEAMIDALKSGQIRHAGLDVFNIEPLPADHPLTKLENVTLSAHSAFRTPEASENLMRAAWEHCRRVAKG from the coding sequence ATGCGTGGAGTTTTCGTCGACGCCAATGAATCGCTGGCCGTGATCTTCGAGCGGCTGGCGAAGCCAGGCGATCCCAAGGTGCTGATCCACCGGAACCCCGACATCACCTCGGATCAGTATCCCGCGATACTCGATGGCGCCGAGATCGCGATCGTCGATCACACGGCGCTGCCGACCGACGTCGCGAAGAAATGCACCGGGCTCAAGCACGTCGTGTTTCTCGGCACCGGCGCGCGCAGCTACATGAACCCGGAAGAGCTCGCCGAGCTCGGGATTTCCGTGCACCTGATCAAGGGTTATGGCGATACCGCCGTTGCCGAATGCGCCATCGCGTTGATGTGGGAGGGCGCGCGCGGCCTCGCCAAGATGGACCGCGGGATCCGCGCCGGCAACTGGCTGCGCGACGACGGCATGCAGCTGACCGGCAAGACGCTGGGCCTGATCGGCTTCGGCGGCATCGCAGCGGAAGTCGCGCGCATCGCGATCGGCTCCGGCATGCGCGTCATCGCCTGGAACCGTTCGCAGAAGAAACATCCGAAGGTCGAATTCGTCGATCTCGACGAATTGCTGACCGAGAGCGATGTCGTCTCGATCCATCTCCTGCTCAACGACGAGACGCGCGGCCTGATCTCGCGCGCCTGCATCGAGGCAATGAAGCCCGGCGTCATCCTGGTCAACACCGCGCGCGGCGCCATCGTTGACGAAGAAGCGATGATCGATGCGTTGAAGTCGGGCCAGATCCGCCACGCCGGCCTCGACGTCTTCAACATCGAGCCGCTGCCGGCAGATCATCCGCTGACGAAACTGGAAAACGTGACGCTGTCGGCGCACTCGGCGTTCCGCACGCCCGAAGCGAGCGAGAATTTGATGCGCGCGGCCTGGGAGCATTGCCGGCGGGTTGCGAAGGGGTGA
- a CDS encoding Zn-dependent hydrolase gives MTKIASNLQIDSARLWGTIHETAKFGATPKGGVRRLTLGPEDKQVRDWFRNACEAAGLEVHVDALGSMFGLRKGRDMSKPPVGFGSHLDTQPTGGKYDGVLGTLAALEVVRTLNDAGIETETPICICNWTNEEGSRFAPAMMASAAYVGDFTTDDILSRKDAEGMTVAQALDSIGYRGETPVGTQKFSGFVELHIEQGPILEAENKTIGVVDSGQGVLWYDGKITGFESHAGSTPMPLRRDALATLSEIVLAMEAIARKHGPKAVGTVGEAVIANPSRNVIPGEIAFTVDCRSADAAIMDALDKDLRSSIAEIAARRKVEVQFDLIWRKPPTHFDPRLVEAVENAAKMLGLSHRRITSGAGHDACNLNTVMPAAMVFVPCKDGISHNELEDATQADCAAGANVLMHTVLALAGVAS, from the coding sequence ATGACAAAAATCGCCTCCAACCTGCAAATCGATTCCGCCCGGCTCTGGGGCACCATTCACGAAACCGCCAAATTCGGCGCCACGCCAAAAGGCGGCGTACGGCGGCTGACGCTGGGACCTGAAGACAAACAGGTACGCGACTGGTTCCGGAACGCCTGCGAAGCCGCGGGACTGGAAGTACATGTCGATGCGTTGGGTTCGATGTTCGGGCTGCGCAAGGGCCGCGACATGTCGAAGCCGCCGGTAGGCTTCGGCTCCCACCTCGATACGCAACCGACCGGCGGCAAATATGACGGCGTGCTCGGCACGCTGGCGGCGCTGGAGGTGGTGCGTACGCTGAACGATGCCGGGATCGAAACCGAGACGCCGATCTGCATCTGCAACTGGACCAACGAGGAAGGCTCGCGCTTTGCGCCGGCGATGATGGCGTCGGCAGCTTACGTCGGCGATTTCACCACCGACGACATTTTGTCGCGCAAAGATGCCGAGGGCATGACAGTCGCACAAGCGCTCGACAGCATCGGTTACCGCGGCGAGACCCCGGTGGGGACGCAGAAATTCTCAGGGTTCGTCGAACTGCACATCGAACAGGGGCCAATTCTCGAAGCCGAAAACAAGACCATCGGCGTGGTCGATTCCGGCCAGGGCGTGCTCTGGTATGACGGCAAGATCACCGGCTTCGAGAGCCATGCCGGCTCGACGCCGATGCCTTTGCGGCGCGACGCGCTGGCGACGCTGTCGGAAATCGTGCTGGCGATGGAGGCCATTGCCAGGAAGCACGGGCCGAAGGCCGTCGGCACCGTCGGCGAGGCCGTAATCGCCAACCCCTCGCGCAACGTCATACCCGGCGAGATCGCCTTCACGGTCGACTGCCGCAGCGCGGATGCCGCCATCATGGATGCGCTGGACAAGGATTTGCGCAGCTCGATTGCCGAGATCGCGGCGCGGCGCAAGGTCGAGGTCCAGTTCGATCTGATCTGGCGCAAGCCGCCGACACATTTCGATCCCAGGCTGGTGGAGGCGGTAGAGAACGCCGCGAAGATGCTTGGGCTTTCGCATCGCCGCATCACCTCCGGCGCCGGCCACGATGCCTGCAACCTCAACACCGTCATGCCGGCGGCGATGGTGTTCGTGCCCTGCAAGGACGGCATCAGCCACAACGAACTGGAAGACGCGACTCAGGCCGATTGCGCGGCGGGCGCCAATGTGCTGATGCATACCGTGCTGGCGCTGGCCGGCGTCGCATCCTGA
- a CDS encoding SDR family oxidoreductase translates to MDLHLRGKRVLITGASKGIGAAAAEAFAEEGCDVMLAARSGEQLKALTERLRSAHQIGATAHVVDLRKGEDIARLAKEAADIDILVNNAGDIPGGSIDKIDEATWRHAWELKVFGYINLTRAIYAQMKARGGGVIVNDIGAAGEKFDANYICGSAGNAALMAFTRALGGKSLADNIRVVGINPGPVGTDRHVTLLKTRAKNQFGDENRYKEFQKNMPLGRPAHAREIGDLMAFLASDRSGYTSGAIFTVDGGHTAGWG, encoded by the coding sequence ATGGATCTGCATCTGCGCGGCAAGCGCGTCCTGATCACCGGCGCCTCCAAGGGTATTGGCGCGGCCGCGGCCGAAGCCTTTGCCGAGGAGGGCTGCGACGTCATGCTGGCCGCCCGCAGCGGCGAGCAGTTGAAAGCGCTGACCGAGCGTCTGCGCTCCGCGCACCAGATCGGCGCGACCGCCCATGTCGTCGACCTGCGCAAGGGCGAGGACATCGCAAGGCTCGCCAAGGAAGCCGCCGATATCGATATCCTCGTCAACAATGCCGGCGACATCCCGGGCGGCTCGATCGACAAGATCGACGAGGCGACCTGGCGCCACGCCTGGGAATTGAAAGTATTCGGCTACATCAATCTCACCCGCGCGATCTACGCGCAGATGAAGGCGCGCGGCGGCGGCGTCATCGTCAACGACATCGGCGCGGCCGGCGAAAAATTCGATGCCAACTACATCTGCGGCAGCGCCGGCAACGCCGCGCTGATGGCGTTCACCCGCGCGCTCGGCGGCAAAAGCCTTGCCGACAATATCCGCGTGGTCGGCATCAATCCCGGCCCCGTCGGCACCGACCGCCACGTCACGCTGCTGAAGACGCGGGCCAAGAACCAGTTCGGCGACGAGAACCGCTACAAGGAATTCCAGAAAAACATGCCGCTCGGCCGCCCCGCACATGCGCGCGAGATCGGCGACCTCATGGCGTTCCTGGCGTCGGACCGGTCGGGATATACCTCGGGGGCGATCTTCACGGTGGACGGCGGACACACGGCGGGATGGGGTTAG
- a CDS encoding ABC transporter substrate-binding protein, translating to MNITRRNVLLGATAAAALGPIAARAQTSEVVIGVIYPFSGASAQMGVDAQKSFETALDIINKNHDFDLPLAKGEGLPGLGGAKIRLVFADHQADPQKGRAETERLITQEKVCAVIGTYQSAVAVTVSQICERYQIPFISADNSSPSLHKRGLKFYFRAAPHDEMFSAAMFNFFDAMKKKGAKIDTLSLFHEDTIFGTDSANTQLKLAADRGYKIATDIKYRSNSPSLSAEVQQLKSANADVLMPSSYTTDGILLVKTMAELGYKPNAIVAQNAGFSEKALYDAVGDKLEGVISRGSFSLDLAAKRPMVGKINAMFKEKSGKDFNDLTSRQFMGLLVMAEAINRAKSTDGEKIREALVATDIPGEQTIMPWKRVKFDELGQNNDADPVLLQYIGGKFVTIFPPQAAIAEAVWPMK from the coding sequence ATGAACATCACGCGCCGAAATGTGTTGCTTGGAGCCACTGCCGCCGCAGCGCTCGGCCCGATCGCCGCCCGCGCCCAGACTTCCGAAGTGGTAATCGGCGTGATCTATCCGTTCTCCGGCGCCAGCGCCCAGATGGGCGTCGATGCGCAGAAGTCGTTCGAGACTGCACTCGATATCATCAACAAAAATCACGATTTCGATCTGCCGCTGGCAAAAGGCGAGGGTCTGCCCGGCCTCGGCGGCGCCAAGATCCGCCTCGTGTTCGCCGACCACCAGGCCGATCCGCAGAAGGGCCGCGCCGAGACCGAACGCCTGATCACGCAGGAAAAGGTTTGCGCGGTCATCGGCACCTATCAGAGCGCGGTCGCCGTCACCGTCAGCCAGATCTGCGAGCGCTACCAGATCCCGTTCATCTCGGCCGACAATTCCTCGCCGAGCCTGCATAAGCGCGGTCTCAAGTTCTATTTCCGCGCAGCGCCCCATGACGAGATGTTCTCGGCTGCCATGTTCAACTTCTTCGACGCGATGAAGAAGAAAGGCGCCAAGATCGACACGCTGTCGCTGTTCCATGAGGACACCATCTTCGGCACCGACTCCGCCAACACCCAGCTCAAGCTGGCAGCCGATCGCGGCTACAAGATCGCCACCGACATCAAGTATCGCTCCAACTCGCCGTCCTTGTCGGCGGAAGTGCAGCAGCTCAAGTCGGCGAATGCCGACGTGCTGATGCCCTCGAGCTACACCACCGATGGTATCCTGCTGGTCAAGACCATGGCCGAGCTCGGCTACAAGCCGAACGCGATCGTCGCCCAAAACGCCGGCTTCTCAGAAAAGGCGCTCTATGATGCGGTCGGCGACAAGCTCGAAGGCGTGATCTCGCGCGGCAGCTTCTCGCTCGATCTCGCGGCCAAGCGGCCGATGGTCGGCAAGATCAACGCCATGTTCAAGGAGAAGTCGGGCAAGGACTTCAACGACCTGACGTCGCGGCAGTTCATGGGCCTCCTGGTGATGGCGGAAGCCATCAACCGCGCCAAGTCGACCGACGGCGAGAAGATCCGCGAGGCGCTGGTCGCGACCGACATTCCGGGCGAGCAGACCATCATGCCCTGGAAGCGCGTCAAGTTCGACGAACTGGGCCAGAACAACGACGCGGACCCGGTGCTGCTGCAATATATCGGCGGCAAGTTCGTCACCATCTTCCCGCCGCAAGCCGCCATCGCCGAAGCCGTCTGGCCGATGAAATAA
- a CDS encoding LysR family transcriptional regulator, with amino-acid sequence MTDFKAIETFMWVVTLGSFRGAAQKLNTTQPAISQRIAQLEREVGVKLLQRDRRMVLPTPSGRQLMVYAEKLIGLRSEMLAVVGDRSAMRGVLRLGVAETIVHTWLTQLIKSVNHAYPNLSLEIEVDITSNLRNRLLAQEIELAFVLGPLTAPSISNRVLCDYPVGFLASPMLGLGNRQLTVHDLAKFPIITFSRRTQPYEMVRSLFNRPDLPPIRLHASASIATVIHMAIEGLGIAVIPTAIVESEMADGRLQLLSTNVQLPLLTFSASWLASPDTVAVERVAELAANLAQGGVIVDAPREARH; translated from the coding sequence ATGACTGATTTCAAGGCAATTGAGACGTTCATGTGGGTGGTGACGCTCGGCAGCTTCCGCGGCGCGGCGCAGAAGCTCAACACCACCCAGCCCGCGATCTCGCAACGAATCGCCCAGCTCGAACGCGAGGTAGGCGTGAAACTCCTGCAGCGTGACCGCCGCATGGTGCTGCCGACGCCGAGCGGACGGCAATTGATGGTCTACGCCGAAAAGCTGATCGGACTGCGCTCGGAAATGCTGGCGGTGGTCGGCGACCGCTCGGCGATGCGCGGCGTGCTTCGGCTCGGCGTCGCCGAGACCATCGTGCACACCTGGCTGACGCAGCTGATCAAGAGCGTCAATCACGCCTATCCCAACCTCTCGCTCGAGATCGAGGTCGACATCACCTCGAACTTGCGCAACCGGCTGCTGGCGCAGGAAATCGAGCTCGCATTCGTGCTCGGGCCGCTGACCGCGCCGAGCATCAGCAACCGCGTGCTGTGCGACTATCCCGTAGGATTCCTGGCCAGCCCCATGCTTGGGCTGGGCAACCGTCAACTCACGGTGCACGATCTGGCGAAATTTCCGATCATCACTTTCTCGCGCCGGACGCAGCCCTATGAGATGGTGCGCTCCCTGTTCAACCGCCCCGATCTGCCGCCGATCCGCCTGCACGCCAGCGCTTCGATCGCGACCGTCATCCACATGGCGATCGAAGGGCTCGGTATTGCCGTGATCCCAACCGCAATCGTCGAGAGCGAAATGGCCGATGGACGGCTGCAACTGCTGTCGACCAACGTACAACTGCCGCTATTGACGTTTTCGGCGAGCTGGCTTGCCTCCCCCGATACGGTTGCGGTGGAGCGCGTGGCCGAACTGGCCGCCAATCTCGCGCAGGGCGGCGTCATTGTTGACGCGCCGCGCGAGGCGCGTCATTGA